A stretch of the Ptychodera flava strain L36383 chromosome 18, AS_Pfla_20210202, whole genome shotgun sequence genome encodes the following:
- the LOC139117889 gene encoding uncharacterized protein codes for MFSFTPPTMQVQRDDEGNRWKLLSWVRSMVPHRQVKDFTKSWSDGITLCALINEIIEGSCPRYDLLNPNHRVNNCRLGLRLAQKKLGLQEPMTPEQMADARLIQEDKMYSYILSLKCASQIPQELPSDKETVVANVGKVDYKEKCTAAGSGLHVAVVGHRAKFDIMTQCNQLQDLTVRVVGPNDEDEKVKIVNERAGRGCLRDPATVLTRTREPRVSQPDKIVLDYQCIKDGQFQVSYIPLNTGPHVISIIWDREHIRNSPFQVNVASKEEAPREKKTVSFEDEQPLLDNHSATKVRRQSLLRQHNLTISESSCDLESLSPQSSLDRNDYSNIRRYTPFSAKFGRADSFSSSNRTSLVSRPSSERHSSGIRTRRKVIRRIISSSQGSTELNIASSWSTKKITAVQNGVCGKTPQQCADDSFDNPVPLSPTDDEDEPVTNILLRRKMEQYGSAQDDVLQGGRRNDARELSVEEVADKLFQQKLIEYETVAEAEILKSKGKGHRVKPVPTSLVLDSNKTSNTNIPSPSEKSLRSPLTKMKSFGKIFDTEEEHPIEDLKIGDLTIRTVCEDAERTESNIEDDEEKRQGWSVPLTPIRESSQEMVFPPPTEGAKALSLPVSQLPDSRRTNVEGVRESAQSREGETAPLLQAAGISQADTEQRRYLDQTIPSEIVEPNQDSVTRLKDSSIRLEDTNQEVDSGYHSDQIINIVGFTTLEKTAKPASSKSGGDGAQRSSLSKTIITRTAKHDKETQCSAQQIKAETGWRSRKSSKAVSKVTKCLQTDLDIDDFQQKHSDVEIGEEGRKNGQAGQAPKRSPKDRKKPMRQSTFDSGFSDENGLAANGNACQNVSNPGNGKLKTKNNFDDLDSFFSMTNYNEEMALAYMTKMLESSLKSGVGARSEDNDDYSPTDSEMSMRGTKSAKSPKLSDTGFLFNARQTGSQYNSYEIDCPTSVTFEGKPSCDANTLEETSRGPLPGPETKDSVELIDRFLTERGFTNKYDEWTELFASLDAENSHDSLSLEEGPRNSNSISDALELNNEDTTPKSSMCKAFGVGLTSGYVGTKNNFQVNTERAGNGSLTVGVVGPQSNSVTETTVVYTGDDMYEVDYEVSRPGCYVITVKWADMNIPSSPFISYVTY; via the exons ATGTTTTCTTTTACTCCGCCGACAATGCAAG TACAAAGAGACG ATGAAGGAAACAGATGGAAATTACTGTCATGGGTTCGATCGATGGTGCCACATCGACAGGTCAAAGATTTCACCAAATCTTGGTCCGATGGCATTACATTGTGCGCCCTCATCAACGAGATTATTGAAGGGTCGTGTCCGCGATACGACTTGCTGAATCCGAACCACAGGGTCAACAACTGTCGTCTAGGTCTGAGGTTGGCCCAGAAAAAACTTGGACTCCAAGAA CCTATGACACCGGAACAAATGGCTGACGCTCGACTTATCCAAGAAGACAAAATGTATTCGTATATTTTGTCTCTGAAGTGTGCAAGCCAGATACCACAGGAACTTCCGAGTGATAAAGAAACGGTCGTCGCCAATGTCGGGAAAGTGGATTACAAAGAGAAGTGTACGGCAGCGGGCAGCGGGCTGCACGTCGCCGTTGTTGGTCACAGAGCCAAGTTTGATATCATGACCCAATGTAACCAACTACAGGACTTGACAGTTAGAGTGGTCGGCCCAAACGATGAAGATGAAAAGGTTAAAATTGTCAATGAGAGGGCTGGAAGAGGCTGTCTTCGAGACCCCGCAACAGTTTTGACAAGAACCCGGGAGCCAAGAGTGTCCCAACCGGATAAGATTGTATTAGATTATCAGTGCATCAAAGATGGACAGTTTCAAGTAAGCTATATTCCGCTGAATACAGGACCTCACGTCATCAGCATTATATGGGACCGTGAACATATCCGTAACAGTCCGTTCCAAGTGAACGTCGCAAGTAAAGAAGAAGCGCCAAGAGAGAAGAAAACTGTCTCGTTCGAGGATGAACAGCCGCTGCTCGACAACCACAGTGCGACAAAAGTTCGACGGCAGTCCCTGCTCCGACAGCACAACCTAACAATCAGCGAAAGCAGCTGCGATTTAGAGTCCCTAAGTCCGCAGAGTAGCCTGGACAGAAATGACTACTCAAACATAAGACGCTACACACCGTTTTCTGCTAAATTCGGACGAGCAGATTCTTTCAGTAGCAGCAACAGAACTTCACTGGTGAGTCGACCCAGCAGCGAACGACACAGCAGTGGGATTCGAACTCGAAGGAAAGTTATTCGTCGGATTATCTCCTCGTCCCAGGGAAGCACGGAACTGAACATTGCCAGTTCCTGGTCGACAA aaaaaattacagcagtacaaaatggcgtctgtggaAAAACACCACAACAGTGTGCTGACGATAGTTTCGATAACCCAGTACCGCTGTCCCCGACCGACGATGAAGACGAGCCAGTTACGAACATACTATTGCGCAGGAAGATGGAACAATACGGTTCTGCGCAGGATGATGTACTGCAAGGAGGACGAAGAAATGATGCGAGAGAATTATCGGTCGAAGAAGTGGCCGACAAATTGTTTCAGCAGAAACTGATTGAGTACGAAACTGTAGCCGAGGCAGAGATATTGAAAAGTAAGGGCAAAGGACATAGAGTAAAGCCAGTTCCGACAAGTCTTGTTCTTGATAGCAATAAGACATCAAATACAAATATTCCTAGTCCATCGGAGAAGAGTTTGAGGTCGCcattaacaaaaatgaaaagcTTTGGCAAGATATTTGATACCGAAGAAGAACACCCAATTGAAGACTTGAAAATCGGAGATTTGACGATACGAACAGTTTGTGAAGACGCGGAAAGAACAGAATCGAATATCGAAGACGACGAAGAGAAAAGGCAAGGTTGGTCAGTACCACTTACACCGATACGAGAATCAAGCCAAGAGATGGTATTCCCGCCTCCTACAGAAGGTGCCAAGGCACTTTCCCTCCCAGTGTCTCAGTTACCGGACAGTCGTAGAACAAACGTAGAGGGCGTACGTGAGTCTGCTCAAAGCCGAGAAGGTGAGACTGCACCACTGCTCCAAGCCGCAGGCATTTCTCAAGCTGATACGGAGCAAAGGAGATATTTGGACCAAACTATACCTTCCGAAATAGTAGAACCAAATCAAGACAGCGTAACGCGTCTAAAAGATTCATCAATTCGTCTCGAAGACACCAACCAAGAAGTAGATTCTGGTTACCATAGTGACCAGATCATAAATATTGTTGGCTTCACCACGCTGGAGAAAACCGCCAAGCCTGCCTCGTCAAAGTCTGGTGGTGACGGTGCTCAACGTAGCAGTTTATCTAAAACTATCATCACTCGTACAGCAAAACACGATAAGGAAACCCAATGCAGTGCCCAGCAAATCAAAGCCGAGACAGGATGGAGAAGCAGAAAGTCCAGTAAAGCCGTTTCCAAGGTGACAAAATGCCTCCAAACTGATCTCGATATCGACGACTTTCAACAAAAACACAGTGACGTAGAGATCGGCGAGGAAGGCAGGAAAAACGGGCAAGCCGGACAAGCTCCTAAGCGGTCACCGAAAGATCGAAAGAAACCCATGAGACAATCGACTTTCGATAGCGGCTTCTCGGATGAGAACGGCCTTGCAGCAAACGGCAACGCCTGTCAGAACGTAAGTAACCCTGGAAACGGTAAGCTAAAAACCAAGAATAATTTTGACGACTTAGACAGTTTCTTCAGTATGACAAATTACAACGAAGAAATGGCACTGGCTTACATGACAAAGATGTTGGAAAGCAGCCTTAAAAGTGGAGTAGGGGCCAGGAGTGAGGATAATGATGACTATTCGCCAACTGATTCTGAAATGAGCATGCGTGGTACAAAATCAGCGAAGTCGCCAAAGCTGTCGGACACTGGATTCCTATTCAACGCTAGACAAACAGGTAGCCAGTACAACAGCTACGAAATCGACTGTCCTACCTCCGTCACATTTGAAGGCAAACCCTCTTGCGATGCAAACACGCTAGAGGAAACAAGTCGAGGTCCTCTTCCAGGCCCCGAGACTAAAGACAGCGTTGAATTAATCGATCGCTTTTTGACAGAAAGGGGATTTACAAATAAGTACGACGAATGGACGGAGCTCTTCGCGTCTCTTGACGCAGAAAACAGCCATGATTCGCTATCTCTTGAAGAAGGGCCAAGGAACTCCAACAGCATTTCTGACGCTCTCGAGCTGAATAATGAAGATACAACCCCGAAATCATCCATGTGTAAGGCCTTTGGTGTTGGGCTTACCAGTGGATACGTTGGAACGAAAAATAATTTCCAG GTAAATACAGAGAGGGCTGGCAACGGTTCGCTGACTGTCGGCGTTGTTGGACCTCAATCGAATAGCGTGACAGAAACGACAGTTGTGTACACCGGCGATGACATGTACGAAGTCGACTATGAAGTGTCAAGACCTGGCTGTTACGTCATCACTGTCAAGTGGGCAGATATGAATATCCCGTCAAGTCCGTTCATTTCGTATGTCACCTACTAG
- the LOC139116692 gene encoding proteasome subunit beta type-4-like — protein MADHSGFLQDQFWHNGPRPGSLYHLPGGSTYAQNGPAKHTLQPMTTGTSVIGLKFDGGVMIAADTLGSYGSLARFRDISRIYPVNENTIFGASGDIADFQFMKSIVEQKIIDEECLDDGHGYKPKALFSWLTRVMYNRRSKFNPLWNVYVVAGMQDDEPFLGYVNMIGTAYQAPTIANGFGSYIAQPILREAYEKNNKMTLAEAKEVITKCMRVLFYRDARSYNRFEIAYITKDGPVVEPPVSADTNWEIAHYVKGYE, from the exons ATGGCGGATCACAGTGGTTTTCTCCAAGATCAGTTTTGGCACAACGGACCCAGGCCTGGATCCCTCTATCATCTACCTGGAGGGAGTACATATGCACAAAATGGTCCAGCGAAACACACTCT ACAACCAATGACCACTGGTACATCGGTGATTGGTCTGAAGTTTGATGGTGGTGTCATGATAGCAGCAGACACACTGGGATCATATGGCTCTCTAGCAAGGTTCAGAGATATCTCAAGAATATATCCTGTCAATGAAAACACCATATTTGGAGCGTCAGGGGACATTGCTGATTTCCAGTTCATGAAAAGTATCGTTGAGCAAAAAAT AATTGATGAAGAATGCTTAGATGATGGCCATGGTTACAAACCAAAAGCTTTGTTTTCATGGCTTACAAGAGTCATGTACAACAGAAGGTCGAAGTTCAATCCACTCTGGAATGTTTATGTAGTAGCCGGAATGCAAGACGATGAACC ATTCCTAGGCTATGTAAACATGATAGGCACAGCGTACCAAGCACCGACAATAGCAAATGGATTTGGTAGTTACATAGCTCAG ccaatACTCAGGGAAGCATatgagaaaaataataaaatgacatTAGCGGAAGCTAAAGAAGTCATCACCAAGTGTATGAGAGTTTTATTTTACAGAGATGCAAGGTCATATAATAGG TTTGAGATAGCTTACATCACTAAAGATGGTCCAGTAGTTGAACCGCCAGTGTCAGCAGACACTAACTGGGAAATAGCACATTATGTCAA GGGATACGAGTGA
- the LOC139116690 gene encoding meiosis-specific nuclear structural protein 1-like, protein MATVRRTLTHTQQQKMLAESRRREIAREDNLKQLSNEKMLEANMASDERVETKRFIRRMQLEQQEREMEEAMLRSEQIRRQRELEQQQEESLARELERLKLDSLRDEKMRQQIRENSIELRELEAKLKAGYMAKERAAQIAEKDAIKYEKTARDAEISRMMKEESERAAEEERRKELERWQESVRYQQELENQLEMQERKKQEAYEEFLKEKLMIDEIVRKIYEEDERERQREREKQVATQRYIEEFKTARAAWKAQEKERLEEENRKILEFATLQQKREEGRMEEKRAREEAMSKVQEALTEKIAKEKAFQDEMDRIRNELYIEEQEEADRQREKDEMERRIRQRLELQRTHAEQLRLKEMRRMAEMQEEEEFKQQMLAKFAEDDRIEQMNAQKRRMKQQEHKRAVELLLEERRAQFAADKQRELEERRYEEELERVRRQIIEEERQKLIKEHATQLLGYLPKGVIRDSKDLELFDDSFKKAFTERQRDIHDEF, encoded by the exons atg GCTACAGTGCGACGCACGCTGACCCATACTCAGCAGCAGAAAATGCTGGCTGAAAGCCGTCGACGAGAGATTGCCAGAGAGGATAATCTGAAACAGCTCAGCAATGAGAAGATGCTGGAAGCTAACATGGCCAGTGATGAAAGGGTTGAAACTAAACGATTTATCAGACGCATGCAACTTGAACAACAAGAAAGGGAAATGGAAGAAGCGATGCTTAGG TCAGAACAGATCAGAAGACAACGTGAGCTGGAACAGCAGCAAGAAGAGAGTCTTGCCAGGGAGTTAGAAAGACTCAAACTTGACTCACTTAGGGATGAAAAAATGAGGCAACAAATTCGAGAAAATAGCATAGAACTTAGGGAATTAGAAGCCAAGCTGAAAGCTGGATACATGGCTAAAGAAAGAGCTGCACAGATTGCAGAGAAAGATGCAATCAAATATGAGAAAACA GCTCGTGATGCTGAGATATCTCGCATGATGAAAGAAGAGTCCGAGAGAGCCGCTGAGGAGGAACGCAGGAAAGAGTTGGAGAGGTGGCAGGAAAGTGTCCGCTACCAACAAGAGTTGGAAAATCAACTTGAGATGcaggaaagaaagaaacaagaaGCTTATGAAGAATTCCTCAAGGAGAAACTTATGATTGATGAAATTGTCAGGAAGATTTATGAAGAAGATGAAAG AGAGCgccagagagaaagagagaagcAGGTTGCAACTCAAAGATACATTGAAGAGTTCAAGACAGCCAGGGCTGCATGGAAAGCCCAGGAAAAGGAGAGACTGGAAGAGGAAAATCGCAAAATCCTGGAATTTGCCACTCTGCAACAGAAGAGAGAAGAAGGTCGGATGGAAGAAAAGCGAGCAAGAGAAGAAGCAATGTCTAAAGTACAGGAAGCG CTCACCGAGAAGATTGCCAAGGAGAAGGCCTTCCAGGACGAGATGGACCGCATCCGGAATGAGTTGTACATTGAAGAGCAGGAAGAGGCGGATCGTCAGAGAGAGAAAGATGAGATGGAACGAAGAATCAGACAGAGACTGGAACTACAGAGAACTCATGCAGAACAGTTGCGACTCAAAGAAATGCGCAGGATGGCTGAAATGCAAGAAGAGGAAGAATTCAAACAACAG ATGCTGGCCAAGTTTGCAGAGGACGATCGCATAGAACAGATGAATGCCCAGAAACGCCGCATGAAACAGCAGGAGCACAAACGGGCAGTGGAGCTTTTACTGGAGGAAAGAAGGGCCCAGTTTGCTGCAGACAAGCAGAGAGAGCTTGAAGAACGCCGCTATGAAGAGGAACTTGAGAGAGTACGGAGACAAATTATTgaagaagaaagacagaaacttatcaaagaaCATGCAACTCAATTGCTGGGATATCTACCAAAG GGCGTTATTCGGGATAGCAAAGACTTGGAACTTTTTGACGACAGCTTTAAGAAGGCTTTCACAGAGAGACAACGGGACATACATGACGAGTTCTAA